Proteins encoded together in one Acidobacteriota bacterium window:
- the kynB gene encoding arylformamidase has product MRLWDISPTISVATPCFPGDTAYAQRWNAQIGPGCPVNVSAITLSPHLGAHADAPLHYGADAAAIGSVDLSPFLGPCRVIHAIDKGALITPEHLGDPSTFARRASADKEGLPPRILVRTCRRAPTEWSPTFSAFAPQTIAWLAKRGVRLVGIDSQSVDPADSKTLDSHQQLLAHDMRVLENLVLDDVDEGDYELIALPLKLATADASPVRAVLRSLP; this is encoded by the coding sequence ATGCGACTTTGGGATATTTCGCCGACGATCTCGGTTGCGACGCCGTGCTTCCCCGGCGACACGGCGTACGCGCAGCGGTGGAACGCGCAGATTGGACCGGGCTGCCCGGTCAACGTCAGCGCCATCACCCTCTCGCCGCACCTTGGAGCGCATGCCGACGCGCCGCTGCACTACGGCGCCGATGCCGCCGCGATCGGCAGCGTGGACCTGTCGCCGTTTCTCGGGCCCTGCCGCGTCATTCACGCCATCGACAAGGGCGCGTTGATCACGCCGGAGCATCTGGGCGATCCTTCCACCTTCGCGCGTCGCGCTTCGGCGGACAAGGAAGGGTTGCCTCCACGGATCCTGGTGCGGACCTGCCGGCGCGCACCGACGGAGTGGTCACCCACCTTCAGCGCCTTCGCACCGCAGACCATCGCCTGGCTGGCCAAGCGCGGGGTCCGGCTGGTCGGTATCGATTCGCAGTCCGTCGATCCGGCCGACAGCAAGACGCTCGACAGCCACCAACAGCTGCTGGCGCACGACATGCGCGTGCTCGAGAACCTGGTGCTCGACGATGTGGACGAGGGTGATTACGAGCTGATCGCCCTGCCGCTGAAGCTCGCGACTGCCGATGCCTCGCCGGTGCGCGCCGTCCTGCGGTCGCTGCCATGA